A segment of the bacterium genome:
GCATCACCACCTGCGTCGGAATCCCCTGCCCGACGATCTCCCCGAGGATGTCGATGCCGTCCCGCCCCGGGAGCTTGATGTCCAGCAGCACGACGTCGGGGGAGAAGGCGCGGATCCCGTCGAGGACCCCCTCGGGGTCGCTCTCCGCGCGGACGTCGTATCCGTCACCTCGCAGCGCCCGCTCCAGCATGGAAACGATCAGGTCGTCGTCGTCCAGCAGGAAGACCTTTCCCTTGGTCTTCATGCCGACGCCTCTTCCGTCTTGACGGGGAGCCGGATGGTGAACAGCGCGCCGCCGCCGGGCCGGTTCGCGACGGCGATGGTACCGTCGTGCTGCTCGATCATCTGCCGGGAGATCGCCAGTCCAAGCCCGGTCCCCTTCGGTTTCGTCGTGAAGAACGGCTGAAAGACCTTGTTGACGAGGTCTTCGCGGATCCCGCTCCCGGTGTCGGAAACCTCGACCCGGATCGTCGTTCCGTCCTCCTCCAGGCGGGTCCGGACGCCCAGCTCCCCCCCGCGGGGCATCGCGTGGAGCGCATTGAGGAAGAGATTCAGGAAGACCTGCTGCAGCTGGGTGGGGTCCGCCAGCGTCGGGGGGAGCTCCCCCAACTCCTTGACGATCTCGATCTTCCTGGATTCTCCGGCGCCGACAACGTGATGCTTCAGGTGGAACGTGAGGGTGGTGTTCAGCACCTGGTTCACGATGACGGGCTCCAGCCGGGGCTTCTGGGGCTTCGCGAAGTTGAGAAAGCTTTTCATCAACCCTTCCAGCTGGGTGATCTCGGCGACCACTTTCTGAAGCACCGACTTGTCCTCGGAAGAGATGTACGATTCTTCGGAGAGGACGCTCATCGCGACCTTGATCCCGGCCATCGGGTTCTTGATCTCGTGGGCCAGTCCCGCCGCCAGCTCCCCGACCACCACCATCTGCTCCGTCCGCTGCATCTTTTTCATCTGTTCCTTCAGGGAGATGGACATTTCATTGAAGGCTTCGGCCAGTTCGCCGAATTCGTCCCTCAGGTACGGAACCCGGTGGTCCAGGTCGCCGCCCTTCAGTTTCCGCGTGGATTCGACCAGGACCTTGACGGGGCGGGTCAGCCCCAGGATGAAGACGAACCCCAGCAACGCGGAAACCAGGGGGCCCAGCGCCACAAGCCCGTACAGGTAATATTTCGTGCGCTCGATCCGCTTCATCGCCTTCTGCGTGTTCTCCCCGAGCCGGGTGGTCGTGAGGGCGATCATGTCCTGGACCTTCCCGATCAGCTCCTCCCCGGTCCGGAAGGCGGCGTCCTCCTCCCTGGCGCGCCGGCGGGCGTTCGCCCGGACGGTCAGCACCCTGCTCAGGGATTCCTTGTACGTTTCCGTCTGCTTCTTCAGCGCATTCAGCCGTTCCGTCCCGCGCGGGGAGTGGTGGCAGTCGAAGCAGGTGTCGATGATCCTCCCCATGTTCATGACGTTCTTGACGACGGTATCGAAGGTCCTCGAATACGGCGTGTCCATCAGGGTGAGGTCCGACTGCACCTTCTTGATCTGCAGCAGGTAGTGCTCCCGCAGGATCTCCACCTGGTGGAGCGTGATCAACTTGTCCAGCTCGGTGGTGGAGGTTTGGATCGTGCGTATGACGTACGCACCGACCAGCAGGAAGACGATGGAGTAGATCGCCAGCCCGATAACGACCTTCCGTTTCATCAGTCGTTCCTGTAGTCGTAGGTGGACAGGTTCAGGTTGATATCTCCCGCGTACTTCACGATGACGTCGTACTCTTCGTCCCGGGTCTCGATGAACCTCCGCGCGCCGAACCGCTCCAGCACCTTTTTCCCGTCCGGATCCAGGTTCATCTTGAGGAGCGTGTCTTTCAACCGGTCCCGCACCGTCGCATCGATATCCTTCCTCAGGGCGAAGGCGTTTTCCGGCACGTCGGGGGACCGCGCGAGGACGACCAGTTCCTTCATGATCCGGGGATTCTCCTTCGCCAGCCGGTTGAACACCGTGTTCTTCGCGGCCCCGATATCGGCCTTCCCGTTGAGCACGTCGTGGACGGCGTCCTCGTGCGTCCCGGCGAAATACGCCTCCTTCAGATACCCCTTGAACTCCGGGATCCCGTTGTCATGGAAATATTTCAGCGGGAGCAGGTACCCGGCCGTCGTCGCCTTGTCCACGAAGGCGAACCGCTTCCCCTTCATGTCGCGCGCGGTCCGGATGCGGCTGTCTTTCCGCACGAAGATCAGTCCGTGGTAGGTGGAGGTGTTGTCGGGCGCCACCGGCCGCGCGAGGACCTCCACCCCGACCTTCGCGTGGGCCAGCGTGTACGTGAAGCTGCCGAGAAAGGCGCCATCCATGTTGGAAGACTTGAAGTTGTCGATGATGTTCCCGTACCGGGGGAGGATTTCCAGGCTCACCTTCACGCCGGCCTTCCGGAAGAGATACTCCGCCAACGGCTCGTATCGTTCCATCTGCTTGAAGATGTTCTGTTCCGGGATCAGGCCGACCCGCAATCGCTCGACGGGAGGCATCTTCTTCGCGGGGGCGGGCGGCTCCTGCGGGGAACATGCCGCGAAGAGCGGAAGACACAACAGGAAAAGGACGCATGCGATCGGGCGTTTCGGCATCGCGACATTCTACATGAAGTCGCGAAACGACGGCAAGAACGGCATCCACAGAACGGAATGGGCGGCCACTCTGCCGATTCAGGCCCCCGGGGAGCTCCGTTCGAACTGCAATGCGTACAGCCTCCGGTAGATCCCCCCCGCGGCCATCAATTCGCCGTGGGTCCCCGACTCCCTCACCTTTCCCTTGTGCATCACGATGATCCGGTCGGCGGACAGGACGGTCGACAGCCGGTGGGCGACGACGAGGGCGGTCCGGCCGGGGAGGATCCCCACCAGCGCCTCCTGGATCCGGCCCTCCGTCACGGGGTCGACGCTGGAGGTCGCCTCGTCCAGCAGAAGGACGCGCGGCTCCCGCGCCAGCGCGCGGGCGAACGAGACCATCTGGCGCTGCCCGGTCGACAGCCGCACCCCCCGCTCCCCCACGTCCGTCGCCAGCCCCTCGGACCATTCCCCGGTGAACCGTTCCACGCCGATCGCCGACAGGGCGGCCCCGATCGCCTCCCCGCCGGCCGCGACGTTCTCCCGCACCGTCCCGGAGAAGAGGAACGGGTCCTGGAGGACGAGGGCGAGCGACCCGCGCAGCTCCTCCCGAGGGATCTCCCGGATGTCCCGGCCGAAGAGAAGGATCTTTCCGCGGCGGATCTCGTAGAAGCGGCACAATAGCGACAGGACCGTCGTCTTCCCCGCGCCCGTCGCACCGACGATCGCCCCGGTCCGCCCTTCCTCGAGGACGAAGGAGACCCCGCGCAGGACCGGCGGACCCTCCTCCCCCCCGTCATCCCCCCCATCCGCGGACCGCGGGTAGGAGAACCAGACGTCCCGGAACTCGATCGCGGGGACGGGATGGGACCCGGGGACGCGCGGCGACGGCGACGGCCGGACGGCGGGCGACGGTTCGCGCGCCGTTCCCGCGTATTCTGGGGAGATCTCCTCGTCGAGGAGGCGGAAGATCCGCTCCGAGGAGGCCAGCGCGGTCTGCAGGATGTTGTACTTGTCGCTCATGTCCCGGATCGGATCGTAGAACCTTCGGGCGTATTCGAGGAACGCCACGAGCGTGCCGAAGGTGACCGCGCCCGCGAGGTGGCCGACGCCGCCCCGCCACAGAAGGAGCGCCAGCGCGATCGAGGCGAGCATCTCCACGCCGGGGAAGTAGACGGAGTAGAGGTTGGTGAGCCGCACGCTCTCCGCCGCGTACTCCCCGTTCAGCGCGTCGAACCTTCGCTGCGACTTCCCCTCCATACCGAACGCCTTGACCACCGCCACCCCCGTCACGTGCTCCTGGAGGAATGCGTTCATCCGTGCGAGCTTCCTCCGCATCTCCCGGTTCGCCTCCCGGATCCTCTTTTTCAGGAACTCGACGAACAGCACGAGGACAGGGAGGACGGAGAAGGTGACGAGCGCGAGGTGCAGGTCCATCCAGAGCAGGATCGCGGCCGTGCCCGCCAGAACCGCGACGTCGCCGATCGTGGAGACGAGGCCGGAGGAGAGGAGCTCCTGGAGCGCCTCGACGTCGGAGGTCAGGCGCGTCATCAGGCGCCCGGTCGGCGTCCGGTCGAAGAAGACGACGGGGAGCCGCTGCATCCGTGCGAACATCTCCCGGCGCAGCGCGAGGATCACCCGCTGGCCGAGGACCGACACGGCGTACATCTGCAGATAGAGGAATCCCATCGCGCCGACGAGAGCCCCGAAATACAGGAGGACCCACCCCCCCATCCCGGAAAGGCGGCCGGTCATCACGTACCGGTCGATGAAGACCTTGATGAGGTACGGTCCCGCGAGCTGGCAGGCGGTCCCGCAGAGAAGCGCCGCCAGCGCCGCCGCGAGGGGACGCCGGTGGGGAAGGACGTACCGCAGGAGGCGCGCCAGGAGCCGCCGGTCGATCCCCCGGGTTCCCGCGCGGTCGTCCGTGAAGAAGTCGTCCGGTCCGTGCCTCACGAGGACTCCTCCAGCTCCCGTGCGAGCATCTGGCGGGAGTACAGGTCGAAGTAGGCGCCGCGCAGGGAGAGAAGGTCGTCGTGCGTCCCCTCCTCGACGATCCGGCCGCCCGACAGCACGAATATCCGATCGCACCGGGAGAGGGAGGCCATCCGGTGCGTGCTGAACAGGACCGTCCGCTCCCCCCTTCCCGAGAGGATCCCCTCGAAGATCTCCCGCTCCGTTCCGGCGTCCACGGCGGAGAGGGCGTCGTCCAGCAGCAGGATCGGGGCGCCGGCGCACAGGGCCCGCGCGATGGTGACCCGCTGCTTCTGCCCCCCCGAGAGCGTGACCCCGCGCTCCCCCACGACGGTGTCGAACCCGCTCGGCATCTCCTCGACCTCGGCGAGGATGCGGGCGAGGCCGGACGCCTTCCGTGCGGCCTCCGGGTCGGTCCGTTCGAGGCCGAAGCACACGTTCTCGAGAACCGTATCGGAGAAGAGGAACGGGTCCTGGGAGACAACGGCGAACCGTCGGCGCAGGTCGGGAAGCGGGATCGTCGACGCGTCGATCCCTTCCAGGAAGACCGATCCGGGCGGCGCGGGGTGGAGTCCCGAGAGCAGGGAGAGGAGCGTGCTCTTCCCGCCGCCGGTGGGCCCCACGATCCCGAGAACCTCCCCCTTCCGAGCGGCGAGGGAAATCCCCCGAAGCACCTCCCCCCTTCCGTCGCCTCCATGGGAGAAGACGAGGCCGCGGACCTCGAGAAGCGGCGGCTCCCCGGCGCCGGGCATCCGCGCATCCCCGGCCGGTGCCGTCCCCCCCGCGGCGGGCTCCCCTTCTCCCTCGGGAAACTCCACGGGTTGCCGCAGGAACTCGTTGATCCGCCCCATGGCGGAGCTCCCCCGCTGGAAGAGGTTGATCACCCATCCCATCGCCATCGTCGGGAAGGAGAGCATCGCGAGGTACGCGTTGAACGCGACGAACCCCCCGAGGGTCAGGTCCCCACGGGCGACGGCCCGTCCCCCGAGGAACAGGACGAGGGCGACGCCGGTGCCGGCGAGCAGGCCGATCGCCCCGTGGAACGCCGCGGAGGTCCGCGCGACGGCCAGGTTGTGCCGGTAATACCGCTCGCACTCCCCGGAGAACCGCTCCTCCTCCCTCGCCTCGAGGGTGAACGCCTTCACCAGGCGGATCCCGGAGACGTTCTCCTGCAGCGCCCCGTTCATCGAGGCGAGCGACTCCTGGACCAGGCGGTGGCGCCGGTGGAAGGCGCGGCCGTACTCCCGGGAGAGATAGACGACCGCCGGGGCGATCAGCAGGGACACGCCGGTGAGGACGGGACTGATCCGCAGCATGAACGCGAGCGCGAGCACCCACGTGATCACGGTCCCGACGAGCATGAGCAGGCCGGGGCCGAGGAAGACCCACACGGCGGAAAGGTCGTTCGTCGTGCGCGACATCACATCCCCCGTCGGCGTCTCGTGAAAAAACCGGAGCGGCAGGCGGACCACGTGGGAGAAGAGGCGCCGCCGCACCTCCCGCTCCACGTCCCGCGCGGCGACGAACAGCGCGCGGCGCGAAACGAACCGGAAGGCGGCGTACAGGATCGAGAAGAGGATC
Coding sequences within it:
- a CDS encoding phosphate/phosphite/phosphonate ABC transporter substrate-binding protein, which translates into the protein MPKRPIACVLFLLCLPLFAACSPQEPPAPAKKMPPVERLRVGLIPEQNIFKQMERYEPLAEYLFRKAGVKVSLEILPRYGNIIDNFKSSNMDGAFLGSFTYTLAHAKVGVEVLARPVAPDNTSTYHGLIFVRKDSRIRTARDMKGKRFAFVDKATTAGYLLPLKYFHDNGIPEFKGYLKEAYFAGTHEDAVHDVLNGKADIGAAKNTVFNRLAKENPRIMKELVVLARSPDVPENAFALRKDIDATVRDRLKDTLLKMNLDPDGKKVLERFGARRFIETRDEEYDVIVKYAGDINLNLSTYDYRND
- a CDS encoding response regulator encodes the protein MKTKGKVFLLDDDDLIVSMLERALRGDGYDVRAESDPEGVLDGIRAFSPDVVLLDIKLPGRDGIDILGEIVGQGIPTQVVM
- a CDS encoding HAMP domain-containing protein, yielding MKRKVVIGLAIYSIVFLLVGAYVIRTIQTSTTELDKLITLHQVEILREHYLLQIKKVQSDLTLMDTPYSRTFDTVVKNVMNMGRIIDTCFDCHHSPRGTERLNALKKQTETYKESLSRVLTVRANARRRAREEDAAFRTGEELIGKVQDMIALTTTRLGENTQKAMKRIERTKYYLYGLVALGPLVSALLGFVFILGLTRPVKVLVESTRKLKGGDLDHRVPYLRDEFGELAEAFNEMSISLKEQMKKMQRTEQMVVVGELAAGLAHEIKNPMAGIKVAMSVLSEESYISSEDKSVLQKVVAEITQLEGLMKSFLNFAKPQKPRLEPVIVNQVLNTTLTFHLKHHVVGAGESRKIEIVKELGELPPTLADPTQLQQVFLNLFLNALHAMPRGGELGVRTRLEEDGTTIRVEVSDTGSGIREDLVNKVFQPFFTTKPKGTGLGLAISRQMIEQHDGTIAVANRPGGGALFTIRLPVKTEEASA
- a CDS encoding ABC transporter ATP-binding protein/permease gives rise to the protein MCVLGLLVSSVFGLLVPWMTREAVDAVSAAAGGGGPAGESRLLRAVGLMILFSILYAAFRFVSRRALFVAARDVEREVRRRLFSHVVRLPLRFFHETPTGDVMSRTTNDLSAVWVFLGPGLLMLVGTVITWVLALAFMLRISPVLTGVSLLIAPAVVYLSREYGRAFHRRHRLVQESLASMNGALQENVSGIRLVKAFTLEAREEERFSGECERYYRHNLAVARTSAAFHGAIGLLAGTGVALVLFLGGRAVARGDLTLGGFVAFNAYLAMLSFPTMAMGWVINLFQRGSSAMGRINEFLRQPVEFPEGEGEPAAGGTAPAGDARMPGAGEPPLLEVRGLVFSHGGDGRGEVLRGISLAARKGEVLGIVGPTGGGKSTLLSLLSGLHPAPPGSVFLEGIDASTIPLPDLRRRFAVVSQDPFLFSDTVLENVCFGLERTDPEAARKASGLARILAEVEEMPSGFDTVVGERGVTLSGGQKQRVTIARALCAGAPILLLDDALSAVDAGTEREIFEGILSGRGERTVLFSTHRMASLSRCDRIFVLSGGRIVEEGTHDDLLSLRGAYFDLYSRQMLARELEESS
- a CDS encoding ABC transporter ATP-binding protein/permease; translation: MRHGPDDFFTDDRAGTRGIDRRLLARLLRYVLPHRRPLAAALAALLCGTACQLAGPYLIKVFIDRYVMTGRLSGMGGWVLLYFGALVGAMGFLYLQMYAVSVLGQRVILALRREMFARMQRLPVVFFDRTPTGRLMTRLTSDVEALQELLSSGLVSTIGDVAVLAGTAAILLWMDLHLALVTFSVLPVLVLFVEFLKKRIREANREMRRKLARMNAFLQEHVTGVAVVKAFGMEGKSQRRFDALNGEYAAESVRLTNLYSVYFPGVEMLASIALALLLWRGGVGHLAGAVTFGTLVAFLEYARRFYDPIRDMSDKYNILQTALASSERIFRLLDEEISPEYAGTAREPSPAVRPSPSPRVPGSHPVPAIEFRDVWFSYPRSADGGDDGGEEGPPVLRGVSFVLEEGRTGAIVGATGAGKTTVLSLLCRFYEIRRGKILLFGRDIREIPREELRGSLALVLQDPFLFSGTVRENVAAGGEAIGAALSAIGVERFTGEWSEGLATDVGERGVRLSTGQRQMVSFARALAREPRVLLLDEATSSVDPVTEGRIQEALVGILPGRTALVVAHRLSTVLSADRIIVMHKGKVRESGTHGELMAAGGIYRRLYALQFERSSPGA